The following are from one region of the Aspergillus luchuensis IFO 4308 DNA, chromosome 4, nearly complete sequence genome:
- a CDS encoding uncharacterized protein (COG:S;~EggNog:ENOG410PK7P;~InterPro:IPR001077,IPR036388,IPR016461,IPR029063, IPR036390;~PFAM:PF00891;~go_function: GO:0008168 - methyltransferase activity [Evidence IEA];~go_function: GO:0008171 - O-methyltransferase activity [Evidence IEA]): MGMGIFDAFASAKNGEMNADALDENTKGDKALLVRIMRVLCANHVFEETGVEKYRALPLAIMFASNNPPSEVIKHFHSDMKASVHSYDYFEARGYRNPQDAYDTTFQLAFGTKEHYFEWIQHNPEELHAFNTVMEIGNRSLEGVQWYDYYPWQENLATTDNTNRVLLVDIGGGKGHDLSGFKRKFPEVKNPLIVQDLPGVIGDIQEPLIQGVNAVGHNMFDPQPVKGAKAYYMRTVLHDWPDKQALHALGHLHDAMAADSVLLINENVLPEMNASGFSASMDIIMMELYGSLERTEKQWLELLEKAKFRVVKVWRSGFQGTGSNALFEAVPV, translated from the exons TGCGTATCATGCGGGTGCTGTGTGCGAACCACGTCTTCGAAGAGACGGGGGTAGAGAAATACCGGGCGCTGCCGCTAGCGATCATGTTCGCTTCTAATAATCCGCCGAGTGAGGTCATCAAACATTT CCATTCGGACATGAAGGCTTCGGTCCACTCCTATGACTATTTTGAGGCAAGGGGATACCGTAACCCTCAAGATGCCTACGACACGACCTTCCAGCTTGCCTTTGGAACGAAGGAACATTACTTTGAGTGGATACAGCACAACCCAGAGGAGCTACATGCCTTCAATACGGTGATGGAGATTGGCAATCGTTCCTTGGAAGGTGTGCAATGGTATGACTACTATCCATGGCAGGAGAACCTGGCCACTACCGATAACACAAACCGTGTCCTCCTGGTAGACATCGGCGGTGGCAAGGGCCATGATCTTTCAGGCTTCAAGCGTAAATTTCCCGAGGTAAAGAACCCGCTGATCGTGCAGGATCTCCCTGGAGTTATTGGGGATATTCAAGAGCCGCTTATTCAAGGTGTCAACGCTGTTGGTCATAATATGTTTGATCCACAGCCCGTTAAAGGGGCTAAGGCATATTATATGCGAACTGTCCTACACGACTGGCCTGATAAACAGGCTCTGCATGCTCTTGGCCATCTTCATGATGCCATGGCTGCTGACTCCGTGCTGCTGATCAATGAAAATGTCTTACCCGAAATGAATGCATCGGGATTTTCTGCTTCCATGGATATTATCATGATGGAGCTGTATGGATCCTTGGAAAGGACTGAAAAGCAGTGGCTTGAACTGTTGGAGAAGGCTAAATTTCGGGTAGTCAAAGTATGGCGGTCGGGTTTCCAGGGAACTGGTTCCAATGCGTTATTCGAGGCGGTGCCTGTTTGA